One segment of Cetobacterium sp. NK01 DNA contains the following:
- a CDS encoding DUF1576 domain-containing protein → MDNFKGNRSKKIWLLTEVIAGILFAMFVYFVFRGKENVLGGFIRILTSPTVLITDFLVIGGMGATFLNAFLIFIFNYTLMRLLGTPLNGIAIASFFTVFGFSFFGKNILNILPFYVGGILYSKYEHIDFKDILVTISFTSALAPFISEVAFNIHVLSEYAYINAIVLGIVIGFIVTPLAKKMAGFHEGFNLYNLGFTGGILGAVIASVLKLYQFVVVPQRIISTEHDLELKVIASGVFLSLIFIGYYINNKSFAGYKTLLKDTGLKSDFVVKYGYGLTFINMGIMGFVAMMYPILLGQTLNGPLLAGILTIVGFSAYGKTILNITPILLGVFLGKFGSKTDGFTIALSGLFGTSLAPVAGVYGPIWGVVAGMLHIAVVQSIGVIHGGLNLYNNGFSAGIIAGFLLPIINTTKESVNKRRAKYLQRQKALHDLIRKTEDNLHDDYK, encoded by the coding sequence TTGGATAATTTTAAGGGAAATAGAAGCAAAAAGATTTGGCTTCTAACAGAAGTAATAGCAGGAATACTTTTTGCTATGTTTGTTTATTTTGTTTTTAGAGGAAAGGAAAACGTTTTAGGTGGATTTATAAGGATTTTAACATCGCCGACAGTATTAATAACTGATTTTTTAGTTATAGGTGGTATGGGAGCAACATTTTTAAATGCTTTTTTAATTTTTATATTTAACTATACTTTAATGAGACTTTTAGGAACTCCATTAAATGGAATTGCAATAGCTTCGTTTTTTACAGTTTTTGGATTTTCTTTCTTTGGAAAGAATATACTAAATATACTTCCTTTTTATGTAGGAGGGATTCTTTATTCGAAGTATGAGCACATAGATTTTAAAGATATTCTTGTAACAATTTCTTTTACAAGTGCTTTAGCACCATTTATAAGTGAAGTAGCTTTTAATATACATGTATTAAGTGAGTATGCGTATATAAATGCAATTGTTTTAGGGATTGTAATTGGTTTTATTGTAACTCCTTTAGCCAAAAAAATGGCTGGATTTCATGAAGGGTTCAATCTTTATAATTTAGGATTTACTGGTGGAATATTAGGAGCAGTAATAGCTTCTGTATTAAAACTTTATCAATTTGTTGTTGTTCCTCAAAGAATAATTTCAACTGAGCATGATTTAGAATTAAAGGTTATAGCTAGCGGAGTATTTTTATCGTTGATATTCATAGGTTACTATATAAACAATAAAAGTTTTGCAGGATATAAGACTTTATTAAAAGATACAGGGTTAAAAAGTGATTTTGTTGTTAAGTATGGATATGGACTAACTTTTATAAATATGGGAATAATGGGATTTGTAGCAATGATGTACCCAATCCTATTAGGACAAACATTAAATGGACCATTACTAGCAGGAATATTAACAATAGTTGGATTTTCAGCCTATGGAAAAACAATATTGAATATAACACCGATTTTACTAGGAGTATTTTTAGGAAAATTTGGAAGTAAAACAGATGGATTTACAATTGCTTTGTCAGGTTTGTTCGGAACATCTTTAGCACCAGTAGCAGGAGTATATGGGCCAATCTGGGGAGTAGTTGCAGGAATGTTACATATAGCTGTAGTTCAAAGTATAGGTGTTATTCATGGCGGACTAAATCTTTATAACAATGGATTTTCTGCAGGAATTATAGCAGGATTTTTATTACCTATAATAAATACAACTAAAGAAAGTGTGAATAAAAGAAGAGCTAAATATTTACAAAGACAAAAAGCATTGCATGATTTAATTAGAAAAACAGAGGATAATCTACATGATGATTACAAATAA
- a CDS encoding sulfite exporter TauE/SafE family protein, which translates to MDTFEILLMLTAGIGMGFSLMGMSTAIVFSPILISIYGSKLGNGIMFIPFLIADLYVSYLYRKNYDKKIVLKLIPFSVVGMIIASIFATYISEYIFRKIIAIIIILASILFFLKKYEDKLTKLSWVFGIFGGASSYLANVSGPIFNIYLLSYKQNKEDFIGTRAIFFTVINIIKLFMYIFIFKNINSFTISRGVVAIPTIFLGVFLAKKLLKIINQKTFNTIIVFLGLIVAIKMLL; encoded by the coding sequence ATGGATACTTTTGAGATTTTACTTATGTTAACTGCTGGAATTGGAATGGGATTTAGCTTAATGGGGATGTCTACAGCTATTGTTTTTTCCCCAATTTTAATCTCTATATATGGTTCAAAATTAGGAAATGGTATTATGTTTATTCCTTTTTTAATAGCTGACTTATATGTTTCATACTTATATCGAAAGAACTATGATAAAAAAATTGTTTTAAAACTTATTCCCTTTTCAGTTGTCGGAATGATTATTGCTTCTATTTTTGCAACTTATATATCTGAATATATATTTAGAAAAATTATTGCTATTATTATCATTTTAGCAAGTATACTATTTTTCTTAAAGAAATATGAAGACAAACTTACTAAGCTATCTTGGGTATTTGGTATTTTTGGTGGAGCTTCATCCTATTTAGCTAATGTCTCAGGTCCTATTTTCAATATTTATCTTCTTAGTTATAAACAAAATAAAGAAGATTTTATAGGAACTCGAGCAATTTTTTTTACTGTTATTAATATAATAAAATTATTTATGTATATCTTTATTTTTAAAAATATAAATAGCTTTACAATATCTAGAGGAGTCGTTGCTATTCCAACTATTTTTTTAGGTGTTTTTCTTGCCAAAAAACTTTTAAAAATAATAAATCAAAAAACTTTTAATACCATAATTGTTTTTCTAGGACTTATAGTAGCAATAAAGATGCTTCTATAA